From Oscillospiraceae bacterium, a single genomic window includes:
- a CDS encoding KH domain-containing protein codes for MEDFITLLFGGIVSNPDEISIEVSQPDASGAVVYTVGVAAGDMGRVIGKSGRMVRCLKTLFKAAAARQGQNALLEVK; via the coding sequence ATGGAAGATTTTATCACTTTACTGTTCGGCGGGATTGTTTCCAATCCCGATGAGATATCCATAGAGGTTTCGCAGCCGGATGCGTCGGGCGCAGTGGTCTATACCGTTGGCGTCGCTGCTGGCGACATGGGGCGTGTGATCGGAAAAAGCGGAAGAATGGTTCGTTGCCTCAAGACGCTCTTTAAAGCGGCTGCCGCGAGACAGGGTCAAAACGCTTTACTCGAAGTCAAATAA
- the rimM gene encoding ribosome maturation factor RimM (Essential for efficient processing of 16S rRNA) translates to MHDYLEIGKIVSSHGLRGEFKVDLWCDGLDFAAQFKTLYLGAQRDPLTIISWRGTNVQAIVKAEGYDHIDTAKTLVGKTLWFARKDAVLPDGSFFEDDLIGLSVVDSITGIEYGKLTNIYRTGANDVYAVQDKNSAEKLLPAIPQVVNNIDLKAGKITITPIPGIFDDEG, encoded by the coding sequence ATGCACGACTACCTTGAAATAGGAAAAATCGTCTCCTCCCACGGGCTGAGAGGCGAATTCAAGGTCGATTTGTGGTGCGATGGCCTCGATTTTGCCGCGCAGTTTAAAACTCTGTACCTGGGCGCACAGCGTGATCCGCTAACCATCATAAGCTGGCGCGGCACCAATGTTCAGGCAATCGTCAAAGCCGAAGGCTACGATCATATCGACACCGCCAAAACACTGGTCGGAAAGACCCTATGGTTTGCGCGAAAAGACGCCGTCCTTCCCGACGGCAGTTTTTTTGAGGACGACCTGATCGGACTTTCGGTTGTCGATTCAATCACCGGTATAGAATACGGCAAACTCACGAATATCTACCGGACCGGCGCCAATGATGTCTATGCCGTACAAGACAAAAACAGCGCCGAGAAGCTGCTTCCCGCCATTCCACAGGTTGTGAACAACATTGATCTGAAAGCCGGAAAAATAACGATCACCCCGATTCCCGGC